The Larimichthys crocea isolate SSNF chromosome I, L_crocea_2.0, whole genome shotgun sequence genomic interval taaacaagtaaccatctattaagaacaaatatatatatgtattaaaggtatataaaagatcaaattcaCAGTtgaataatgtgcaacaacttcaaaaagtgattgaccacGTTGGTGTCAGATCACAGAAAGggggtgaagatgatggtgtgtatggtgctgcaggcagacgTTGCTTTGCAGAGGACTACATGAGCAATAATCAGCTAAAtaagataaaagataaagactaaataaatcaacatcagACTAAATAAGCGATATCAACTATAAGTGATGACGCGATGAGCCTACATAAGATTTAACAGCACGTCAGACATGAACCAGCCTAATTGTAACAGTTCATAAAAAGGCAAATTATGTAATTTAATGAGGAGGctagagcaggtcgtccactcATCACATGAGCGGTGGTTCGATCTCTCTGCAGCTTCAGTCCGAGTGTCCTCGAGCAACATACTGGACCCCAGGTGATGAGCAGTTTGCACCTTGCATGATCACTGTATGAATGGACGAGAGAATAAAGTGACCAGAGTTAACTCGGTGAGCTGGGACCAttaaagatgcatttttttcttttaaggaaGTTAGTTTGTCTTTAAGAAACTGTAGAACACACATCAGGATATTTAAGAAGTCAGTCACAGTCTCTTCATGTCACGTCACATTGTGTTGAAGTTGCTGAGTAGCTCATAATTAAGACTTTGGTCTGGTTACAGTCGCACACGCTGTTCTTCTTTAAAACGTGACTTTCATAATTAAATGGATCTGAACCTGCTGTGGCAGAAAGCTTAAGAAAGTGTGCTCTCCAGCCTTGACATTATGACCACCGAGAGAACGACTTCACactttttctggttttctaAAAACGCTGCAGTGTCCGAACTAAGGTTGTCACGACAGCAGAATTTTAAGAACCGATACTCGATGCCTCTTTTGATACCACGGCATGAAGCAAACATGCACAAGTGCAACTGCTGCTCATCTTgctttgctttctcttttttttcccgcacacacacctacacctcgctgcacacacacctgcttgctcctcctctctctggctgtgtCACACAGGAACACGAGTTTtgttataaacaaacaaagatttgGATTTTATCACCATGGTACCCTCAGGGTGTTTTTGCCGGTTACTGATGCAGCCCGTCCACGTAAAATAAACAGTGCACGTCTTTAATAACGTCTGTGACAGTCCTAGTCTGAACTGTTTTGTCCTCAGGCAGGTGGACAGCAAAGCCTTTGTACAAATCCTCGTGTGATTAgaagcagcggcagcagcgaCACACAGCTCTCACACGCTCCGCTTGAACTAACTGTCTTCACGCTGCTCTTATGTAACATCGTGGCTAAGTGCGCTCGGGTTAAGTGCCTTGCTCAGAGACAGAACCAGCGTGTCTGGCTTTAAGCTGACCGTTGATCTGCACACCTTCTCATCCGAACCTCTCCTCTTAGAAAACAAGAGCACAACATGTGTCGGAGAGAGTTTATTATGATGATTGAACGATTAGACGATGAATCGATTAGttgaatattaaaacaaacaataaataaagaaaaaaagtctaaatttttTAGTTCCAACctctaaaatgtgaatattttcaattttttttgtctgatatgataataaactgaacatctGGACATTTGAGGATGTCAGGTTTGACGTTTGTGATTCTCTGCTTATGCGCAGACACCTGCTGCAGCAAGAGCTACGGCTTTTACAGACATGTAACACCTCCGACAGGTGTTAAACGTCTGTCGCTGTAGCGGCACGATGACGTAACATGCAGCCCTGAAACCTTACAGGTGTGTAGTCGACATCAAACTGAAGGCCAAGTCACTTCTCTCGTATTCTCAGCTGCATTATACCTTGGATTCATAATATATCAGGCggttttactttgaaattgaCAGAGCATTTTCTTCTGTTGCTCCAACTAACACTTATTGTGATTCATAATCAAAATTTGCAATTATTTCCCACTAATTAAAAGGGGCCGCATGTTATTTACAGGACACGTTCCGGCTGCTCTAACTTCCTTTCACCCTGAAGTTAACCCTCTAATAAACGACCCCGTCATTCGCGGGCGGTTGCTCGGACCCCGGCGGTGTTAATGACCACGTCTCTGTGTCTCGCAGTGGGTAGCTGTTAATGCTGTACTCCCTGATCTCCCAGTGTTAGGATCCACGAGGCTGGGGGAGAGACCACGCCCAGCCGCTCACTAAACCACCCAACATGATGGCCTCCAGCGATGTAGATATCCGAGGTGAAGGTATGGAAAACAAGCGCCCTGTCTTCAGAGTGTAGTCCGTAgttgtacacacagacacagtgggaTTATGTGTAATCTCACGTGGCGGGCAGACGGTGAATCATCAAAGAGGCTTTCACTGTGTGGCAGGAGGTCACAACAACACATTATATATTCAACATGTTGTGACAACGCTGCAGTacttctgatttatttattaaaagaacACAAAGGTCTCCTGCCACCTTAACAAAACCATCAGGTGAcattgtcagtgtttgttgtgtagtCACAGGGGCCTCAGTTTCACTTCGCTTTAAGTTTTCACGCTGTGACCAGACATTCTGCCCGCTGATGcaacaatgaacacacacacacacacacacacacacacactgaacatgaacatgaacatgaacatgaacgtGAACATGCCCTAACACTTCCTCGCTACTCCTAAGTAATAAGAGTCATGAGAGCTTCTCGCAATATGGTTGCAAAGAGCTGGAACAATTTCTGCtcaatttccagaaacttttcATAGGAAGTTAAGTTGGGTAATTTTGGAAATATCCCAAATCAGAAACTCTATGGGAATTATAGGAATCAATGGGATTTAACTGTAAactatcatatccaaacataaatataaaatgttttataagcagacatgcaaaataaaacaaaagacaacagatttatttgtaagtagaactttatcaagtccagctccaggtacagaaatcacctgtgcaggtagggggcgtggcctcaatagccctgcagtaagcagtgtgctgtgttcatgtgactgaggaatagCAAgtgtaacttttactttttaaagtgAACTACTTTAACCTGCTCACCTCGATTTTCtgcccacacacagacacacacctgtctcttcctgcacacacacctgcttgccctgcatctctctgtttctttctcgctggcagtatttttttaaaatcaagttTCCtccaaaaatcaaacatttcgGACTTTTTAACCCATGATTCACAGCCGTGTGCGGAGGAGGCTCGTCGCTATCGACGTAGCTGATCAAAACCAACATGGTGTGTTTTACTTTGTGAGCCGTGCGTGTACACTGTGTGTACTACAGTGTCACGCTCTGTCTCTGACATTAGGAAGAGAGCGAGTCGAATAACACATCGTATTGAAGTATCAATACTTAGTACAGCAGTCAAAACAATATGTGGAATGTTTGAACCAAATGCAGGAGAATCACAAAGTGCAGTTAACTCATTAACTCAATGAGCTTCCCACATATTAACACTGCTGTGTGACGCAGGCTTTTGCCCTCACTTATTCTCATCCCTTCCCTCCTCAGCTTCTTTGTTCTCTGACCAGAATCCCTCAGAAATGGACGCGCTCTGTCCCTCACCTCCTGGACCTTCCAGACCTCAACGCAACTACGAGAGGATTGGAGAACGGACAGGAACCTCGTCAGTAACATGCACTCAACGGTCATCAGAAACAGTCCAAATGATCTGAATATACAATAAGaaatgttatgttgttgtttgcttCTTCAGTTTTTGTCAGACCCTCATCCACCTGTTGAAAGGGAACATCGGTACGGGGCTGCTGGGGCTGCCGCTGGCCGTCAAGAACGCAGGCCTGGTGGTGAGTACACGGATTTTATTATCCGATCACATGTCAGGTCTGCAAATGCAAAATTAGATTATTTTCCCGTCCCTGTCAGATAATTTGTGACATTACAAACACAGCCAGGCTGGAGTCGGGCTCACAGTTAGCCGTTTGTCAGGGGAAGTATGTTGTGGTCAGATGACAGTGCAGGCGTGAGCTTGAACTGCCATTAGAGGAAGTTGGTTGTATTCATGAGGACAGATTTTAATGATCAGGGGTGTTATTTTTGgctttaaaattagatttttcactgctgtgtgtaATGAGCATTCCCATCCGTGTTCACAGAATCATGTGACGTGATAGAAATCATTCTCATGGTGTCAAACTGAAACAAGCCTCATGATTCAGAGGCTGAAGTGATACTGATGGAGCAATAAACTTAACGTCTTCAAATTAAATTTGCATTCAAGGAAGGACATTGAGTAACAGAGATACAGTGATACCATGAGAGCATCGTCATGGAACAGGTGTTCAGTAAGATAAAACTGAACTTATAACTTTCTTTACGCCCCACTTCATATTTAATACTCTAAATAAATTTGaacaacagcagacccagcagcagctgatctcactgtctagtccagcagcagtcagcccagctcggcgtctgtctttcagccttttatttcaccaagctctcaccaaccactaaaagtcagtcccacatttactcttgtccggcggcttcttgctcgctcactctctccttttctcttcttagcttcctccgtcagcgtcctcttcactctcttctcctctgccatcatgtccatagaagctgctgagcacAATTATATtacccacttgcccagctcctgttctggcatgacacctgCTCTGTTCCCACTCAGCATTCTCccagaatctaaaaaaaacttctCTTTTCAGTGGAAtctttttctccataaaatacgCTCCAGTTTCATCAGAATCGGTGGAATAGTTGGTGTGACTTCTCTTTGATGCTGTGCTACAATCAATCATggacagattaaataaatgaatcccctgactctctcctcttctctctttctctgtccagCTCGGACCCATCAGCCTGCTATGTATGGGCGTGGTCGCAGTCCACTGTATGAAGGTGCTGGTGAAATGTTCCCACCACCTCAGTGCAAAGTGAGTAACAACACCTTGAAAGTCTTAACCAGCATTTCCACAGCAGGTGACATTAAGTTAAACAACCGATAACATTCTCTGAAATTAGAACCATGAACACCGGGTTTAGATGTCAGCGCCTCCTCAGTGATagcacagactttttttttttacagcatcatGCAATGCAAGCAGAAATCTTGAAATATAAACACGAGAGCTCCAGTGAACCACCGTTAATCAAACTGTTTAGTCAAACCGTTGACTCCTCTTCTCTGAGGGCAGAACCTTCGcttgtttgaagtgtttttggGAAAACTTTACAGAGCAACAAGTCGTCCTCTTCTGCAGggttttaaatatattgtttgtttcCAAAGCACAGCCTGGAGATAATTTCTTCAGCCTCCGTTCGCTCACAGCAGGTCCGCTTCTGCCAAATAATCAAACGCTGTACGCGCCACAAAAccacagcttcactgttttcattgtcatttgtttACTAAGCCGACAGCGACTTGTTTGTTGTCACCAGCTGACAGATTACTCTCTATTTAGGGACGTCTCTCCACCCTTTTTCTACCGTGTAATCAACAGGACCATGTACCAACCGAGGCCAGACGTGAAGTAACTGCGACCTATGATCAGCTCCACAAATCAGACGTTTACTGTTGTCTAGTTTTAAGCCGTCAGGTTATGCAACTGAGCCAACATGGAAATAAACCCTGAAAATGATCCGTTATCTCTTTTACAGCTGGTAATGTGTGACAACTGAGGTGATTAACACACTCGTGTGCTCTTAACTGTATCAGATTTccattagagtgtgtgtgtgtgtgtgtgtgtgtgtgtgtgtgtgtgtgtgtgtgggtgtgtgtgtgtgtgtgttgtgctgccTTTAGCAGTCAGCCAACCCGCCCATCCATCCACGGTGTCTCCCGCCCTTTGCCCTGTTCGTGCAGGGAAATACAGCAGCTCCCCCCTCCCGCCATTCTAAAGAGGATTAAGCAGATAACGAGCATGAATGAAGAGCTTCCACGACAAGCTTCTCCTTTAGAGAAGCACAGTCACAGATCAGTTTgagaaataaagaggaaaagtgCCTGTGGGAAAAAGACTACTGTTCCTGTTTCTGAGCTTCCTTTATCGCAGAGTCGCTTTATCACTTCCTCTTGTTCCCTCACAGTCACGCAGGAGCCACAGGTTGCACTTACTAAGCCTGCAAATATGTAGTTATCAGTCCATGTATTGATAATTGTATCCCACCTTTACCCTTCGTCAGGGTTCAAAGCTGATCTGTCGTATCTGTTAGGATGAATCTTCTTTTGTGCTCTCAGAGACTGTAACAGCTCAAGCTCCCAAAACCAGACACGACTTAAACAAAAGAATGCACTGATTGCCCAGATGGTGGTGCTACACCAGCAAACTTTATGTTTTGTGACCTATAACTCTTGAACTTGaagtctttaaaacaaaattCTGATGTTCCGGATGAATATAAGCCCCCGTCCACTGATCACTCAGCTCAGTTCGTTTCCAATTAGAGATGCAATGGTTAGTCGATTCATTGATTTAATGTATCCCCAACAATGAACTGAATATTGTTGAGTTCAAGGTTgtcaacactaattttgcttggATATATACGAGACTTTTAATTGTACAAGCAACCCTCTAACCTGGTGtgttcataaaaatatatgtacattAAGAATTGAACCCAAAAGCTTGTACATGAATGCAGTTCTTATTTTAACATGACCTACACTCTGGGCCTATCTACACCCACAATATAGTGCAAGTGTTCTGTTTAGAGCAGAGGGTGTGGTGCACAAAAGGTACACATCATGtgttaaatatgcatgtttgCATCCGTGCCGTATCAGGTAACGTTTGAACTGAGTAAATGTTGTGATAGCTGGAGCCGGGCCGCTACATCGCCatccaagaaaaagaaatgagaccTCATCTCACCTGAAAACTTGTTCATACTCATTTTATTGCAAGACTTTTCTGCAAATAAAGAAGCTGATCTGACCGTGTTGAAAAGTGAGGCAGCTTCTTTGTGCAGTAACAATATCTCCAGTTGGGAAAGAATTCTGAAAGGTGACACTGATCCCGAGGAGACAAAGCCGCTTCAGGAACAcgaggaacaaaacaaaaactctcctCCACCAGGTCCATGAATTTTCAGTTAGTGGAATAAACAACTGCAAACTCACTGGAGAATCTTAGAATTTTATCACCAACATTTCGAtttgtgtttaaatttaaacagacaaaaataccCCAGTTTTTCACGTGATGTCATTTTCTCAGCTTGTGAGTGGGCGTCTGAAAGCCATGTCTCTCCCCAGTGGTGCAGTCAGTAAATCACTCTCTGGGGATACAAAGTTCAAGGTTTCAGGTCCAACATGTCAACAATGTggcaatgaaacaaagaaactttaGGAAAGTCCTGTTGTGCCGGGGGCAATACAGATAGCACCTGGAACACAAAGATAAAGCATCTGGGACAATAATGTCAttaaatatcattaaatatcattaaaagtCATTAGGTCATTACATGTGCGTGTCATGggatattttaacatttatatcaGCCAAGCTCTATTCTACGTTACACGCAGGCttacacacaaaatcaatcCTAGACCAGTTTTGATAACTTGGAAATGTTCTCGCTATATTAAGTGACTTTTCAAAACCTGTTTGcaactttatttctaaaaaagaaacaaacttaaCCAGTCAGAAACAGGttaaacaagaagaaaacagtaACTCGGTGTCAGTGAGTGATGAAAACTTGATTTTGTTCAGATTAAAGTGCAACGAGCACTCCTTGCAGAACCTGCTTACGTCTCTGATCTGACCTCACTTCAACTTTCATCCACGGTTTAGGTTTTTTCCATAGTTTTACTAGGCAGCATCCAATGTGTACATTGGATCACACATACTGTGTAAATGGAAAAGGCGTGTATCCCCCAAAGCGGTAATCTTATCCAAACAGCTGAATGTGAACAGTTAAAAGACTTTGTTTCCCCCCCCGTCCAGGATAAACAGGCCGTCTCTGACCTATGGTGAGGCGGTGCAGTACGGGATGGAAAACGTTTCATGGCTGAGGAGACACTCGCAGTGGGGAAAGTAAGACAAATGTTCTTGTCTTTGAATCAGGTCATCCCCATAGGgttaatttctttgtttgtttttagatattCTGAAAAGAAATGTACTCTGTAACTCGGTGAAGAGTTTTGCTCTCTTATGGTCTGTAAACTTGTTATTTTATAGGTTCTTCTTCTGTTACACTTCAAATTAATTTACTCCATTTAATTGCTTTTGAAGTCTAGAGAGTCTTTTAGCCGACGCACAGCAAATTAGAAATCTGTCTGCAGGCAACACTACGGTTCAACGTTTCTATAATTGgaaacaaatgattatttttcccGAGAACTTCTTGGACATTCATAGAAAATGATTCAGAAGTAAACAGAGAGGTGAAATGAAGCATCGCAGGAAAGTTTTGCCGTGGACAGAGACAAATTTAAAGGGACTTGATCTAAAAATCCTGCCAGAGAGACGACCTGTACCTACTGTATGAGCACACACTGATCTGATATCAGGTTCAGCATTTTGCTGTTCACGCGTGCTTaccctttgtttctctttctctttcagacaCACGGTGAACTTGTTTCTAATCATCACCCAGCTGGGCTTCTGCTGCGTCTACTTTGTCTTCCTCAGTGACAATATCAAACAGGTCAcgatcacacacaaactccacgCTCTGCTTGTCCAAACTTACCCAACTTGACATAAATCCCTTCATTCAAACATATAATTCCTCTGATTTACATGTCTGCTGCACTGGGGGGCTGTTTGCTGTGTCAACATAACAGACCGGTTACTTCGCCTTCTAACCTTTGACCTGCACAGCTCTCAGAATCACTCAAATGCACCGATGAATGTAAAAGCTGAGCTCAAGTTTAAGCGTGCAAACTGAGCTCTGTTTACTCTGATTGTGGAATCGCCTCCGTCAGGATGATCACATGAAGGTTGTTCTGGTTTATGTGGCAGCTCCCAAAGTTATGCAAGAGCACTGCCCATGTGAGTACATGTGCTCGCAGAGAGAGTGGGTCGATTCTCAAAGTTTACACGACCACACTCGATGGTAGAAGAAACCAGCATTaacagaatacatttaaataacacCAAACGACCTTTAGCTATTGTTGTACACATGACAGCATGCACTGGTGAAGCTACAGATACATttctggtggaggtggagatagAAACAACCCCAAATACAGCACAGGAGCATTCAGAGGAATtaaaacaggatttattttatcattatgaacgtctctttttctttattatgttAAATGTTGAGTATTTTCCTACATAGCTGTTGTTTGATCCATGTTTATCGTGACCTTTTACCAGTAACTTATGGACCCCATGTCCTTTTAAACATTGTGTACACAGCACAGATGTTAGtctgtattttgtgtgtttgcatcatgTCCAGAAGACTTTAAGCAGATCTCAGtgtaaacaaatcaaacacttaAATTCTGTGTGGCCATACACAGACTTCATTTGTGTAGTATTATTTCTTACCACTAGATGGTGGTCTCTATCTGACATGACTCCGCTGTCCCACCGACCACACCAGGCAGAATCCTGAGTCCGTTTCATTGAAACTTTCGTcactttcttgttctttttccagacttgtttttaatgctgtgaACTAATTAGTGTTCCTGTAATGCATAGCTGAATGATTGAGTAATTCAACAGAAAGTGAAGGGTTCCTCATAAAAATATCATATCCAGGCACAGATTTTCAGAGTTTTCCTTCCTTCTGCCTTTTATAAACTGACTCATTTCTCTGTGCTTCCCTCTCCACCTCTGCCATCATCAGGTGGTAGAAGCAGCCAACGCCACCACCTTCAACTGCCACATGAACTACACCAACCAGACCCAGGTCCTGGTGCCGAGCTTCGACTCCCGCCTCTACATGCTCTGCTTCCTGCCTTTCTTTATCCTGCTGGTCTTCACCCCCAACCTGAAGTACCTGGCTCCCCTCTCTCTGGTGGCGAACCTGGTCATGACGGCCAGCTTGGTCCTCATCTACTTCTACTCGCTCATggtaaaaaacagatttctctTCAGTTCTGCCTTTTTTTCATGCTGACTATGATTTCATCCACATAATGAACCAGATTTCTAACAACACTTCAGAGCTGTGTATCGTCCATCGTTGCTCACTACACCTTAGCCTTTCGTACCCTCAGGCATTCATGAACTACAGATTAtgtactttttattgttttaaatacaaaaactcTGTTTCCTAatctgatttattaaaaaacacagtagCTGGAAGCAACAtatctgcttgtttgtttttgtacgatgcaaaattaaaaacatgtcattaaGATGGAAATGAGATACTATACAAGAACAATATTATAGTTTTTGGGATTCAGTATCTGGACAAGAAAGATGAACACACtaaaaaactaattaatcagcaataatgtttattattaatgttactCAAGTGATAAGTAATAGCAAAacttttaattaactttttatcTGATTGATTCCAGCTACCAATACTAAAGAGCAGACAATAGAAGAATTTTCACCACCGTCACAGTTTGAAGCTTCGTTTCTAGTCaagctttttctgtgtttgcatgcatgagCACACAGAGAAGTGATTATTAGAGTTTTCTGCTTCCACAGTGAGACCTTTCCTCAAAAACAGCTTCCTGTGGTGTGTTTGGGAGAGATTCATTGTGCACAGAACTGTAATCTGCGAATagtggaaaatatattttccaatCCAAGCAATAATCTAATGTGATCTTTTCTTTCCGTGTGATAATCCGTCTCTCTGATTGGATACTGGACTTGTTATGGATAACAGGAGAACTGATGGTGACAGAGTCCCCAGATTACCTGTTTTCCAGTTAAAGTGTGTTTCATCATGGAGCTTCTAACCTTAATGGATACGTGGAACAACGGGCCTGGACTTGAAAAAAGCAATTTCTTGCATCAGGAACTGTACAAAGCTGCTGCACTTTGAGATGTATGTGACCCGTAGGTTGTTTCTGTGGCTGATGAATCACCTGAGTGAGGACATTTTAGAAAGCTCGAGCATAAAGGCTACAAGTTTTTCAAAAACCGCTTGGaacatctttctttttgttgccaGGTCTGATTCGATGCCCTTTCTGCCTTTCAGCTCTGCCTCTAACCACAGAAtgcattaatattcatgtggtTAATATTCACGTACCTACTCCCATATCATTTTTAATGACTCCTCATCAAGGTTTTAAGGTTTAAGCTCATCCCTGTGACCTTCATTTTAAgagtaatataaaatatgtccaTCCAGAGTGAAGTCATCAGGGGGGTTTCCTCATTATAGCAAGTTCAGCTCACTCTGCTGATCCTTCCCCAGCCGATGTATTTCATTTCGAAGCGTTGTTTAACAGGTCTTATGACCGTGGGATTGACCTGCAGTGTGCAAAAGAGATTTTGAGGGTTTAAGCTGTATTTTTTCCTCCTAGTTgggtttattttacagtaatgaTTCCACTTGTATTATCCTGCTTATTTCACAGCTGCTCATCAAAGACCTCaatcatatttaattattttattccaaACT includes:
- the slc36a1 gene encoding proton-coupled amino acid transporter 1 isoform X3, with amino-acid sequence MMASSDVDIRGEASLFSDQNPSEMDALCPSPPGPSRPQRNYERIGERTGTSFCQTLIHLLKGNIGTGLLGLPLAVKNAGLVLGPISLLCMGVVAVHCMKVLVKCSHHLSAKINRPSLTYGEAVQYGMENVSWLRRHSQWGKHTVNLFLIITQLGFCCVYFVFLSDNIKQVVEAANATTFNCHMNYTNQTQVLVPSFDSRLYMLCFLPFFILLVFTPNLKYLAPLSLVANLVMTASLVLIYFYSLMNIPYPITLPKVGRAKDYPLFFGTAIFAFEGIGVVLPLENKMQKPQTFIPVLYLGMGIVTFLYISLGTIGYMCFGEHIGGSITLNLPNCWTYQAVKLLYCFGIFITFALQFYVPAEILIPPVVARVSARWERPVDLLLRSLLVVFTLEDPHT
- the slc36a1 gene encoding proton-coupled amino acid transporter 1 isoform X1 is translated as MMASSDVDIRGEASLFSDQNPSEMDALCPSPPGPSRPQRNYERIGERTGTSFCQTLIHLLKGNIGTGLLGLPLAVKNAGLVLGPISLLCMGVVAVHCMKVLVKCSHHLSAKINRPSLTYGEAVQYGMENVSWLRRHSQWGKHTVNLFLIITQLGFCCVYFVFLSDNIKQVVEAANATTFNCHMNYTNQTQVLVPSFDSRLYMLCFLPFFILLVFTPNLKYLAPLSLVANLVMTASLVLIYFYSLMNIPYPITLPKVGRAKDYPLFFGTAIFAFEGIGVVLPLENKMQKPQTFIPVLYLGMGIVTFLYISLGTIGYMCFGEHIGGSITLNLPNCWTYQAVKLLYCFGIFITFALQFYVPAEILIPPVVARVSARWERPVDLLLRSLLVVFTCALAILIPELDLVISLVGSVSSSFLALIFPPILQILVFHSEGLSPLSTIRNVVISLIGFVGFLTGTYIAIEQIIARNGQKETFSTYMVQ